From the genome of Amycolatopsis sp. NBC_01488, one region includes:
- a CDS encoding cold-shock protein, producing MPTGKVKWYDAEKGFGFVTQDGGADVYIRKAALPQGVEGLKAGQRLEFGVADGRRGPQALSVRLLDPPPSVVEARRRPAEELHGLIEDMIKLLELKVQPDLRRNRYPDRKHTKQIGEIMRAVARDLDP from the coding sequence GTCAAGTGGTACGACGCGGAGAAGGGGTTCGGCTTCGTCACGCAGGACGGTGGCGCCGACGTCTACATCCGCAAGGCCGCGCTGCCGCAGGGCGTCGAGGGGCTCAAGGCCGGTCAGCGGCTGGAGTTCGGCGTCGCCGACGGCCGCCGCGGTCCGCAAGCGCTTTCCGTCCGGCTGCTCGACCCGCCGCCGTCCGTCGTCGAGGCGCGCCGCCGCCCCGCGGAGGAGCTGCACGGCCTGATCGAGGACATGATCAAGCTCCTCGAGCTGAAGGTGCAGCCGGACCTGCGGCGCAACCGCTACCCGGACCGGAAGCACACCAAGCAGATCGGCGAGATCATGCGCGCGGTCGCCCGGGACCTCGATCCCTAA
- a CDS encoding DUF2771 family protein: protein MRRSRVVALLAAGGFAVAGCSAPGPAEVTFFADGHTITTTPVLTCDYSQQLAQPCSAKGDTQTLKVRPGRPVQISVPGEVADAPWQIVYEYVTPQGEYKQSDPIPFTSLDRYAYTVTPPTPADRISAVDVQKYTAVLNSSTGESGLLPSDVWGLRLEA from the coding sequence ATGCGACGTTCCCGGGTGGTGGCCCTGCTTGCGGCCGGTGGGTTCGCGGTGGCCGGGTGCTCGGCGCCCGGCCCGGCCGAGGTCACCTTCTTCGCCGACGGCCACACCATCACCACCACGCCCGTGCTGACGTGTGACTATTCCCAGCAGCTCGCGCAGCCGTGCAGCGCCAAGGGCGACACGCAGACGCTGAAGGTCCGCCCGGGCAGGCCCGTGCAGATCTCGGTGCCCGGCGAGGTCGCGGACGCGCCGTGGCAGATCGTCTACGAGTACGTGACCCCGCAGGGCGAGTACAAGCAGAGCGACCCGATCCCGTTCACGTCGCTGGACCGCTACGCGTACACGGTGACGCCGCCGACGCCCGCCGACCGCATCTCGGCGGTCGACGTGCAGAAGTACACGGCCGTGCTGAACTCGAGCACCGGCGAGTCGGGCCTGCTGCCCAGCGACGTGTGGGGCCTGCGCCTCGAGGCTTAG
- a CDS encoding MFS transporter, with translation MALFGSRSDGSGSQSRGRKPKRRWTPEPGAGQAKPWRDAVAPQPTRVEHQSAPPPTRVARPVPPPPPRGGHYDDRVPNANEAPTAAAPRGHRPPPRGARPYDPNRTEPVRREGPPGFYQGERRPGSGEYEHYDTGGYAGEPRPPEPEPQPPREEPRTPGGTPKLPKKITVTRVAAMRSRQLTGQAVGAFQRATKADGAEKSGLTSLTYAVMLNYASDAAMAIALANTLFFAATSGESKGKVALYLLITIAPFALVAPVIGPALDKVQRGRRLAMCASSIGQGLMAVVMALHFDDWLLYPAALGMMVLSKSFTVLKAAVTPRVLPSEITLSKTNARLTTFGLVAAGVFGALASGVNAISGAAGALWFTALICVAAAVQSMRIPAWVEATEGEVPTSLWAHPTEKKRRQPMGRHIVVALWGNGSVRVLTGFLMMFAAFAVKAQTEGSGQTPFMQLLLLGVIGAAAGAGGFLGNALGSRLHFGSPDQVIVGCVAGCVLAALVATVLPGLATAAIVGLVGATASALAKISLDAVIQEDLPEESRASAFGRSETVLQLAWCFGGAIGLLLPPTYWIGFMVITILLAVGTTQTYLVRRGGSLVPGLGGDRPLRPEPTGSFPAQGLPRDPTPRR, from the coding sequence GTGGCACTCTTCGGCTCCCGCTCCGACGGCTCCGGCTCGCAGTCGCGCGGCCGGAAGCCGAAGCGGCGCTGGACGCCGGAGCCCGGCGCGGGCCAGGCCAAGCCGTGGCGGGACGCGGTCGCCCCGCAGCCCACCCGCGTCGAGCACCAGAGCGCGCCGCCGCCCACCCGCGTCGCACGGCCGGTCCCGCCGCCGCCCCCGCGTGGGGGCCACTACGACGACCGCGTGCCGAACGCGAACGAGGCCCCGACCGCCGCCGCGCCGAGGGGACACCGACCACCCCCGCGTGGTGCGCGGCCGTACGACCCGAACCGCACCGAGCCCGTCCGCCGCGAGGGACCGCCCGGCTTCTACCAGGGTGAACGCCGTCCCGGCAGTGGTGAGTACGAGCACTACGACACCGGCGGCTACGCGGGCGAGCCGCGGCCGCCCGAGCCGGAACCGCAGCCGCCGCGGGAAGAACCGCGGACCCCGGGCGGCACGCCGAAGCTGCCGAAGAAGATCACCGTCACCCGGGTCGCGGCGATGCGCAGCCGGCAGCTGACCGGCCAGGCCGTCGGCGCGTTCCAGCGCGCGACGAAGGCCGACGGCGCCGAGAAGTCCGGCCTGACCTCGCTGACCTACGCCGTGATGCTGAACTACGCGAGCGACGCGGCGATGGCGATCGCGCTGGCCAACACCCTGTTCTTCGCCGCGACCAGCGGCGAGAGCAAGGGCAAGGTCGCGCTCTACCTGCTCATCACGATCGCGCCGTTCGCGCTGGTCGCGCCGGTGATCGGCCCCGCGCTCGACAAGGTGCAGCGGGGCCGGCGGCTGGCGATGTGCGCGTCTTCGATCGGCCAGGGCCTGATGGCCGTCGTGATGGCCCTGCACTTCGACGACTGGCTGCTCTACCCGGCCGCGCTCGGGATGATGGTGCTGTCGAAGTCGTTCACCGTGCTCAAGGCCGCGGTGACACCGCGGGTGCTGCCCTCGGAGATCACGCTTTCCAAGACCAACGCCCGCCTGACGACGTTCGGGCTGGTCGCCGCCGGCGTGTTCGGCGCGCTGGCCAGCGGCGTCAACGCGATCTCCGGCGCCGCGGGCGCGCTGTGGTTCACGGCGCTGATCTGCGTTGCCGCCGCCGTGCAGTCGATGCGGATCCCGGCCTGGGTCGAGGCGACCGAGGGCGAGGTCCCGACGTCGCTCTGGGCCCACCCGACGGAGAAGAAGCGCCGCCAGCCGATGGGGCGCCACATCGTCGTCGCCCTGTGGGGCAACGGCTCGGTGCGCGTGCTCACCGGCTTCCTCATGATGTTCGCCGCGTTCGCGGTGAAGGCCCAGACCGAAGGCAGCGGGCAGACGCCGTTCATGCAGTTGCTGCTGCTCGGCGTGATCGGCGCCGCCGCGGGGGCCGGCGGCTTCCTCGGCAACGCGCTGGGCTCGCGCCTGCACTTCGGCAGCCCGGACCAGGTGATCGTCGGGTGCGTGGCGGGCTGCGTGCTGGCCGCGCTGGTCGCGACGGTCCTGCCCGGCCTCGCCACGGCCGCGATCGTCGGCCTGGTCGGCGCGACGGCCAGCGCGCTGGCCAAGATCAGCCTCGACGCCGTCATCCAGGAGGACCTGCCCGAGGAGTCGCGCGCGTCGGCGTTCGGCCGCTCGGAGACCGTGCTGCAGCTGGCCTGGTGCTTCGGCGGCGCGATCGGCCTGCTGCTGCCGCCGACGTACTGGATCGGCTTCATGGTCATCACGATCCTGCTGGCGGTCGGGACGACCCAGACGTACCTGGTGCGCCGCGGCGGCTCGCTCGTGCCGGGTCTCGGCGGCGACCGGCCGCTGCGTCCGGAGCCGACCGGCAGCTTCCCGGCCCAGGGCCTGCCCAGGGACCCGACGCCTCGCCGGTAG
- a CDS encoding glutaminyl-peptide cyclotransferase, whose product MRTPIITTLLLAAALGGCAGAPGQETSPEQLTVQVVSTLPHDPAAFTEGLEFAGGTLYESTGLAGQSTLTAGPPGGPPTTKATLPPPLFGEGVTVLGPTLWQLTWQDGFAIERDSKTLAELRRVGYQGEGWGLCHQPGGRLVMSNGSARLTFRDPKTFAVTGSVDVGRDQLNELECVGGDVYANVWHTDTILRIDAATGHVTGTIDAGQLRAQVNTTDSEDVLNGIAAVPGTDEFLLTGKQWQVTFRVRFVPKST is encoded by the coding sequence GTGCGCACGCCGATCATCACCACGCTGCTGCTGGCCGCCGCGCTGGGCGGCTGTGCCGGTGCCCCCGGCCAGGAGACGAGCCCCGAGCAGCTCACCGTCCAGGTCGTCTCGACCCTGCCCCACGACCCTGCCGCCTTCACCGAAGGCCTCGAGTTCGCCGGCGGCACCCTCTACGAAAGCACCGGCCTCGCCGGGCAGTCGACGCTCACCGCGGGACCACCCGGCGGACCGCCCACCACGAAAGCCACCCTCCCCCCGCCCCTCTTCGGCGAGGGCGTCACCGTCCTCGGGCCGACGCTGTGGCAGCTCACCTGGCAGGACGGCTTCGCCATCGAACGCGACTCGAAAACCCTCGCCGAGCTGCGCCGAGTCGGCTACCAAGGCGAAGGCTGGGGCCTGTGCCACCAGCCCGGCGGCCGGCTCGTCATGAGCAACGGCTCGGCCCGGCTGACCTTCCGCGACCCGAAGACCTTCGCCGTCACCGGGAGCGTCGACGTCGGGCGCGACCAGCTCAACGAGCTCGAGTGCGTCGGCGGCGACGTCTACGCAAACGTTTGGCACACCGACACCATCCTGCGGATCGACGCCGCCACCGGACACGTCACCGGGACGATCGACGCCGGTCAGCTCCGCGCCCAGGTGAACACAACCGACAGCGAGGACGTGCTCAACGGCATAGCCGCCGTGCCGGGCACGGACGAATTCCTCCTCACCGGGAAGCAGTGGCAGGTCACGTTCCGGGTGAGGTTTGTCCCGAAGAGCACCTGA
- a CDS encoding DUF3027 domain-containing protein: MTLLLTLDDGSVQRKLADAVEFARAAVLDETPEEQIGTHVGVSREDAVTASHLFEAQVPGYRGWRWSVTVALAGDDEPVTVSEVVLVPGPSALIAPAWVPWERRVRAGDLGVGDIFPTDENDPRLVPAYLQSDDPSVEEVARDAGLGRVHVLSRFGRTEAATRWHSGEFGPRSDMARSAPDVCGTCGFFVPLAGSLRGVFGVCSNDIAPADGHVVDVEYGCGAHSEVEVEVTSSIPVAELVYDDSLLDFTPSEVAETPAAEPETAIAEADVSPAEVEPEEAAESAVSPEPTDAVAEPAAADPDSTQADAVAEPVAAEPVAAEPMDAVAEPTAAEPGSAQADPAAETIVAESTDAAAADSDSVQAEADEAVAETEPGAVDAQPTSVRDETAETPAAQAAPVEADVPEPAEAEPTQAEVTDAVVEPRQAEDAPVPEAVEPTQAEVTDAVAEPQRAEDALVPEAVEPAQAEAQAAVEAEVPEAVHADAVAHGAATPQAGEPAEAEASEPVVSSVPEPAEAEPTQAEVTDVGDVELGALPADDVGTEDGGPVAAAGRGESVEPAVRDVEPTRGEDTGEQRDL, translated from the coding sequence ATGACGCTGCTGCTGACCCTCGACGACGGTTCCGTGCAGCGCAAGCTCGCCGATGCGGTGGAGTTCGCGCGCGCGGCGGTGCTCGACGAAACGCCCGAGGAGCAGATCGGCACCCACGTGGGTGTCTCGCGTGAGGACGCGGTCACGGCGAGTCACCTCTTCGAGGCCCAGGTGCCGGGTTACCGCGGCTGGCGCTGGTCCGTGACGGTCGCCCTGGCGGGTGACGACGAGCCGGTGACGGTCAGCGAGGTCGTCCTGGTGCCCGGCCCGTCGGCGTTGATCGCCCCGGCGTGGGTCCCGTGGGAGCGCCGGGTCCGCGCGGGCGACCTCGGCGTCGGCGACATCTTCCCGACGGACGAGAACGACCCCCGCCTGGTCCCGGCGTACCTGCAGTCGGACGACCCGTCGGTGGAGGAGGTAGCGCGCGACGCGGGCCTGGGCCGCGTGCACGTGCTGTCCCGCTTCGGCCGCACGGAAGCGGCGACCCGCTGGCACTCCGGCGAGTTCGGCCCCCGGTCGGACATGGCCCGCAGCGCCCCGGACGTGTGCGGGACGTGCGGGTTCTTCGTCCCCCTGGCGGGATCGCTGCGCGGCGTGTTCGGCGTGTGCAGCAACGACATCGCCCCAGCGGACGGCCACGTGGTCGACGTGGAGTACGGGTGCGGAGCCCACTCGGAGGTCGAGGTCGAGGTGACCTCATCGATCCCGGTGGCCGAGCTGGTGTACGACGACTCGCTGTTGGACTTCACCCCATCGGAGGTAGCGGAGACGCCGGCCGCCGAACCGGAGACGGCGATCGCGGAGGCGGACGTCTCACCGGCGGAGGTGGAGCCGGAGGAAGCGGCCGAGTCGGCGGTCTCGCCTGAGCCGACGGATGCGGTTGCGGAGCCCGCGGCGGCTGATCCTGACTCGACGCAGGCCGACGCGGTTGCGGAGCCGGTTGCGGCCGAGCCGGTTGCGGCGGAGCCGATGGATGCAGTTGCCGAGCCGACTGCGGCCGAACCCGGTTCGGCGCAGGCCGACCCGGCTGCCGAGACGATTGTGGCCGAGTCGACCGATGCGGCTGCGGCTGACTCTGACTCGGTGCAGGCGGAGGCGGACGAAGCAGTTGCCGAGACCGAGCCGGGCGCGGTCGATGCTCAGCCGACCTCTGTCCGCGATGAGACTGCCGAGACGCCTGCGGCTCAGGCCGCTCCCGTCGAGGCTGATGTTCCTGAGCCTGCCGAAGCCGAGCCCACCCAGGCAGAGGTGACCGATGCGGTTGTCGAGCCGCGGCAGGCCGAAGATGCTCCGGTGCCCGAGGCGGTCGAGCCCACTCAGGCTGAGGTGACCGATGCCGTCGCCGAGCCGCAGCGGGCCGAGGACGCGTTGGTGCCCGAAGCGGTCGAGCCCGCTCAGGCCGAGGCGCAGGCGGCGGTTGAGGCTGAGGTGCCGGAGGCGGTTCATGCCGATGCGGTCGCTCACGGTGCGGCCACACCCCAGGCAGGTGAGCCTGCAGAGGCTGAGGCGAGTGAGCCGGTCGTGAGTTCGGTGCCCGAACCTGCCGAAGCCGAGCCCACTCAGGCTGAGGTGACCGATGTGGGTGACGTTGAGCTGGGTGCACTGCCCGCCGATGATGTCGGCACCGAGGATGGGGGACCGGTCGCCGCCGCTGGGCGGGGAGAAAGCGTTGAGCCTGCGGTGCGCGACGTGGAGCCGACTCGAGGCGAAGACACCGGTGAGCAGCGGGACCTCTGA
- a CDS encoding sacsin N-terminal ATP-binding-like domain-containing protein → MSSGTSEPHGADPFGTARLRDSTLRAWQDSPTRLIEDTNVERDLRVGAYRDRLFVELAQNAADAAMAAGRAGRVEVSLVDRELRFANTGAPLDARGVASLASLRASGKTGDTVGRFGVGFAAVRTVSDAPSVLSASGGVVFSAERTRAAAGISGDVPVLRLPWPVDGNPPDGFDTEVRLPLRDDVDGQALLDQLGEDIGDLLLALPWLAEADVDGRVWTRKTDGNVVEIRGPQGETRWLTHRGDVVWAVPVDSDGIPKPLDEDVLHAPTPTDDGLSLPARLLASVPVEPSRRRVLPGAELNEVLANAAREYVQLVRLLPAEQRFALVPAPGFPKSTVDAMLRDEVLANLSSEPWLSTQDGREVAGRQAKVLDVDVPGLPQLIADVVPGLIDGAAPASVLKAVAVQVISIEEVLETLTGTSREPGWWHDVYAALAIAVESHALARERLDGLPVPLSDGRTLPGARGSLLVEGSAELLELLSDVDVPGLRLVHPAASHPLLERLGAKQADARELLNADQLRDAVERSVEDVKSGLDGTTLAGAVLRLVADCGDDPPRWVGALALPATDTWRRADELVLPSSPLLDVFDEEVFDEDGALDVLDEDFAEDWPADTLKAAGVLDSFALVVDDEPHEPDHDLPDEEAWWDSLPEPPSTLLAVRDLDLVADDAWPAALRLLAARPETLQALRAPRGHAAWWIAQYAVLGGLAPSEWRLPGADLAGLYDEVPELGLSEELLRTAGVRTDLEMSNVDEVENVLNRLADPDRTISTGLTTRAYDAVVASGFEPRPPEGVRAADGSVVDGALVLDVPWVAGALGPDQYVVAPEDPERLADLLDLPLASTEEAAVTSEGEYAPWAELPALKLVADQLGIRLPAGGVLVHDPLTVSIQGADHDVQWWSDGRLHAADTSEGLARAFAWAAGRWPDRHLITALLDEPSPRTLLA, encoded by the coding sequence GTGAGCAGCGGGACCTCTGAGCCGCACGGGGCCGATCCCTTCGGCACCGCGCGGCTCCGTGACTCCACCCTGCGCGCCTGGCAGGACTCGCCCACTCGGCTGATCGAGGACACCAACGTCGAGCGCGACCTGCGCGTCGGCGCCTATCGGGATCGGCTCTTCGTCGAGCTGGCGCAGAACGCCGCCGATGCCGCCATGGCCGCCGGGCGGGCGGGGCGCGTCGAAGTGTCCCTTGTGGACCGGGAACTCAGGTTCGCCAACACCGGTGCTCCGCTCGACGCGCGTGGGGTGGCTTCGCTTGCCTCGCTGAGGGCATCCGGGAAGACCGGGGACACCGTGGGGCGGTTCGGTGTCGGGTTTGCTGCTGTTCGCACCGTTTCCGACGCGCCGAGCGTCCTCTCCGCCAGTGGTGGCGTGGTCTTTTCCGCGGAGCGGACCCGTGCCGCGGCCGGTATCTCGGGGGACGTTCCTGTTCTCCGCCTGCCCTGGCCGGTGGACGGCAATCCGCCGGACGGCTTCGACACCGAGGTCCGGTTGCCGCTCAGGGATGACGTTGACGGGCAGGCTCTTCTCGATCAGCTCGGCGAAGACATCGGCGATCTGCTTCTCGCCTTGCCGTGGCTGGCCGAAGCCGATGTGGACGGTCGCGTTTGGACAAGGAAGACCGACGGCAACGTGGTCGAGATCCGGGGTCCGCAAGGGGAAACGCGATGGCTGACCCATCGCGGTGACGTCGTATGGGCGGTTCCGGTCGACTCAGACGGGATCCCGAAGCCGCTCGACGAGGACGTTCTGCACGCTCCCACACCAACCGACGACGGACTTTCGTTGCCTGCCAGGCTTCTGGCGTCGGTTCCGGTCGAGCCTTCGCGACGTCGCGTGCTGCCCGGGGCCGAGCTGAACGAGGTGCTCGCGAACGCCGCCCGAGAGTATGTGCAGCTGGTTCGGTTGCTGCCGGCCGAACAGCGGTTCGCGCTCGTGCCCGCGCCAGGGTTCCCGAAGTCCACTGTGGACGCGATGCTTCGCGACGAGGTGCTGGCGAACCTCAGTTCCGAGCCGTGGTTGTCCACTCAGGACGGTCGTGAGGTCGCCGGACGGCAGGCGAAGGTGCTCGACGTCGACGTGCCGGGTCTGCCCCAGCTGATCGCCGATGTCGTTCCCGGGCTGATCGACGGCGCGGCACCCGCCAGTGTGCTGAAAGCCGTTGCGGTGCAAGTGATCAGCATCGAAGAGGTGCTGGAAACGCTGACCGGCACGTCCCGCGAGCCAGGCTGGTGGCACGACGTCTACGCGGCCCTGGCGATCGCCGTCGAGTCGCACGCGCTCGCGCGTGAACGGCTGGACGGGCTGCCCGTGCCGCTCTCCGACGGCCGGACGCTGCCCGGGGCGAGAGGGTCTCTGCTCGTCGAAGGCTCCGCCGAGCTGCTCGAACTGCTGTCCGATGTGGACGTCCCGGGGCTGAGGCTGGTGCACCCGGCGGCGTCGCACCCGCTGCTGGAACGCTTGGGGGCCAAGCAGGCCGACGCCCGGGAGCTGCTCAACGCCGACCAGCTGCGGGACGCCGTCGAGCGCAGTGTCGAGGATGTCAAGTCCGGTTTGGACGGTACGACGCTCGCGGGCGCCGTCCTCCGGCTGGTCGCCGACTGCGGGGACGACCCCCCGCGGTGGGTCGGCGCGCTCGCCCTGCCCGCCACCGACACCTGGCGGCGTGCCGACGAACTCGTGCTTCCGTCGTCGCCGCTGCTGGACGTCTTCGACGAAGAGGTCTTCGACGAGGACGGCGCCCTCGACGTCCTCGACGAGGACTTCGCAGAAGACTGGCCGGCCGACACGCTCAAAGCCGCGGGTGTGCTGGACTCGTTCGCGCTGGTCGTCGACGACGAGCCGCACGAGCCCGACCACGACCTGCCGGACGAGGAAGCCTGGTGGGACTCGCTTCCGGAACCGCCGTCGACGCTCCTCGCCGTCCGCGACCTCGACCTCGTCGCGGACGACGCGTGGCCCGCGGCGCTGCGTCTGCTCGCCGCGCGCCCGGAGACGTTGCAGGCCCTGCGCGCGCCCCGAGGGCACGCCGCCTGGTGGATCGCGCAGTACGCCGTGCTCGGCGGGCTCGCCCCGAGCGAATGGCGGCTGCCGGGCGCCGATCTCGCCGGTCTCTACGACGAGGTTCCTGAACTCGGCCTGAGTGAAGAGCTTCTGCGAACGGCCGGCGTGCGGACCGATCTCGAGATGTCCAATGTGGACGAAGTCGAGAACGTCCTGAATCGGCTCGCGGATCCGGATCGGACGATCTCGACCGGGCTGACCACCCGCGCCTACGACGCGGTCGTGGCGTCGGGGTTCGAGCCGCGGCCGCCGGAAGGAGTGCGCGCCGCCGACGGGTCCGTCGTGGACGGTGCGCTGGTGCTCGACGTGCCGTGGGTGGCCGGAGCGCTCGGTCCGGACCAGTACGTCGTCGCGCCCGAGGATCCGGAACGCCTCGCCGACCTGCTCGACCTCCCGCTCGCCAGTACCGAGGAAGCCGCGGTGACCAGCGAAGGCGAGTACGCGCCGTGGGCCGAGCTGCCCGCGCTGAAGCTCGTCGCCGACCAGCTCGGCATCCGGCTGCCCGCGGGCGGCGTCCTCGTGCACGACCCGCTGACCGTGTCGATCCAGGGCGCCGACCACGACGTCCAGTGGTGGTCCGACGGCCGGCTGCACGCGGCCGACACGTCCGAGGGTCTGGCGCGCGCGTTCGCCTGGGCGGCCGGGCGCTGGCCCGACCGGCACCTGATCACGGCGCTGCTCGACGAGCCCTCACCGCGGACGCTGCTCGCGTAA
- a CDS encoding DUF2530 domain-containing protein: MRHTPELPKKLTDLTPVVIVGTSIWAVALVVLFFTTSGLWVQTALSGFVLGFVGLAIIGWQRAAARRGSKSAQRL, from the coding sequence TTGCGGCACACGCCGGAGCTGCCCAAGAAGCTGACCGACCTGACGCCGGTGGTGATCGTAGGCACCTCGATCTGGGCTGTCGCGCTGGTGGTGCTCTTCTTCACGACTTCGGGGCTGTGGGTGCAGACGGCGCTGTCCGGTTTCGTGCTCGGGTTCGTCGGCTTGGCGATCATCGGCTGGCAGCGCGCCGCCGCCCGCCGGGGCTCGAAATCGGCCCAGCGCCTCTGA
- a CDS encoding NCS2 family permease, with amino-acid sequence MAEQETTRAGTSTLDRFFKITERGSTVPREVRGGLVTFVTMAYIVVLNPLIIGSFSAGDAGAHKDLLGGILPVPQVAAVTALVAGVMTILMGLVANYPFAIATGLGINSLVAVTIAPQMTWPEAMGLVVIEGVIIVALVLTGFRTAVFRAVPASLKSAIAVGIGVFICLIGLVDAGFVRRLPDDAHTTVPVGLGINGSIASWPTAVFVVGLLLTGILVVRKVKGAILIGVLSSTVLAIVVEAIVKAGPSQGTNPKGWNLGYPALPDQVVGLPNLSLVGDVSFGAWTRLPIITVCLLVFTLVLADFFDAMGTMTGLAKEADLLPADGQLPNVGKALFVEGLAGAAGGFGSASSNTVFVESAAGIAEGARTGLANIVTGVLFIAAMFLTPLYQVVPVEAAAPALVVVGAMLMAQVRDIDFTDYSIALPAFLTIVVMPFTYSIANGIGAGFVSYVVIRAATGKARQVHPLMWVIAVAFIAYFAVGPIQAAFR; translated from the coding sequence ATGGCGGAGCAGGAGACGACCCGCGCCGGGACGTCCACACTGGACCGGTTCTTCAAGATCACCGAACGGGGTTCGACCGTGCCGCGCGAGGTGCGCGGCGGCCTGGTCACCTTCGTCACGATGGCCTACATCGTGGTGCTGAACCCGCTGATCATCGGCAGCTTCTCGGCCGGTGACGCGGGCGCGCACAAGGACCTGCTCGGCGGCATCCTGCCCGTGCCGCAGGTCGCCGCGGTGACGGCGCTCGTCGCCGGGGTCATGACCATCCTCATGGGCCTGGTGGCGAACTACCCGTTCGCCATCGCGACCGGCCTCGGCATCAACAGCCTGGTCGCGGTCACCATCGCCCCGCAGATGACCTGGCCCGAGGCGATGGGCTTGGTCGTCATCGAGGGCGTCATCATCGTGGCGCTCGTGCTGACCGGGTTCCGCACCGCGGTGTTCCGGGCGGTGCCGGCGTCGCTGAAGTCCGCGATCGCGGTCGGCATCGGCGTGTTCATCTGCCTGATCGGCCTGGTCGACGCCGGGTTCGTGCGCCGGCTGCCGGACGACGCGCACACCACCGTCCCGGTCGGCCTCGGCATCAACGGCTCGATCGCCTCCTGGCCGACCGCGGTGTTCGTGGTCGGCCTGCTGCTCACCGGCATCCTGGTCGTGCGCAAGGTCAAGGGCGCCATCCTGATCGGCGTGCTGTCGTCGACCGTGCTGGCCATCGTCGTCGAGGCGATCGTCAAGGCCGGGCCGTCGCAGGGCACGAACCCGAAGGGCTGGAACCTCGGCTACCCGGCACTGCCGGACCAGGTCGTCGGCCTGCCGAACCTTTCGCTGGTCGGCGACGTCTCGTTCGGCGCCTGGACGCGGCTGCCGATCATCACCGTCTGCCTGCTGGTGTTCACCCTGGTCTTGGCCGACTTCTTCGACGCGATGGGCACGATGACCGGCCTCGCGAAGGAAGCCGACCTGCTCCCGGCCGACGGGCAGCTGCCCAACGTCGGCAAGGCGCTGTTCGTCGAGGGCCTCGCGGGCGCGGCCGGCGGATTCGGTTCGGCCAGCTCGAACACGGTGTTCGTCGAGTCGGCGGCCGGCATCGCCGAGGGCGCGCGGACCGGCCTGGCCAACATCGTCACCGGCGTGCTGTTCATCGCCGCGATGTTCCTGACCCCGCTCTACCAGGTCGTGCCGGTCGAGGCGGCCGCGCCGGCGCTGGTCGTCGTCGGCGCGATGCTGATGGCGCAGGTCCGCGACATCGACTTCACCGACTACTCGATCGCGCTGCCCGCGTTCCTGACCATCGTCGTGATGCCGTTCACGTACTCGATCGCCAACGGCATCGGCGCCGGCTTCGTCAGCTACGTCGTGATCCGCGCGGCGACCGGCAAGGCGCGGCAGGTGCACCCGCTCATGTGGGTGATCGCGGTGGCCTTCATCGCCTACTTCGCGGTCGGGCCGATCCAGGCGGCGTTCCGCTGA
- a CDS encoding MarR family winged helix-turn-helix transcriptional regulator: MSGDTHERSLASRLRLAVVRLNRRLRAQRVGDDLTLTQVAALSTLHKCGALTPGQLAAKEGVQPPSMTRVIAALEEMKFVERRPHPTDGRQAIVELSESGLAYVQKAISVREAWLDRQLAELGDEEREVLSKAAEIIDRMAGN; this comes from the coding sequence ATGTCCGGCGACACGCACGAACGCTCCTTGGCGAGCCGTCTGCGTCTCGCGGTGGTCCGGCTCAACCGCCGGCTGCGGGCACAGCGCGTCGGGGACGACCTGACGTTGACGCAGGTCGCCGCGCTGTCCACCCTGCACAAGTGCGGTGCGCTGACCCCAGGTCAGCTCGCCGCGAAGGAAGGCGTCCAGCCGCCCTCGATGACGAGGGTGATCGCCGCGCTCGAAGAGATGAAGTTCGTCGAGCGGCGCCCGCACCCGACCGATGGCCGACAGGCCATCGTCGAGCTGTCCGAGAGCGGGCTGGCCTACGTGCAGAAGGCCATTTCCGTGCGGGAGGCGTGGCTGGACCGGCAGTTGGCGGAACTCGGCGACGAAGAGCGTGAAGTGCTCTCGAAAGCCGCCGAAATCATAGACAGGATGGCGGGGAACTAA